One Anolis carolinensis isolate JA03-04 chromosome 5, rAnoCar3.1.pri, whole genome shotgun sequence DNA segment encodes these proteins:
- the LOC134299753 gene encoding uncharacterized protein LOC134299753, whose amino-acid sequence MFMFPTVKVPGDTTKSLVCSFRSGCGELTLSQEYGHHPAVAVRCNMQVEDEELLGAGGGRSERATPETDAEFHQLAALASSTAYAQPNGVTQRRGVVRGDSTGGEEGSPSPGPQKMVFLEERMSAMETTLAVMSRAMERLAVLAEPERGRELRASSMWDVSMGSSQGFADLPAPKGREMRKEPGARPKIQTSLTRVEESDDEGEKPPRIPATLPTETLVPLANAGRGTGQREAAAGPTGPQGGLRRAEDWGLPPQGPLPRREELRIEFGGESSELDFFLTTVRGYMEDNAHTFRTESSRVRAIGAVLKRGAASWYVQLHARRDPCLGSLRRFMGALETRFRDPLEQIRAREELKTVSQGQRSVSEYAEEFQCLAEKVPEWSAVTKIELFKEGLRREILSWAVHRDEPDTLRGWIQLAGRIETSLAQARRHRGGLQQRPQMKEGSRKEGSTPAGRRTEPTGNVSTSRRGCFVCGRLGHRAAECWQRKGEGGGPPKPRAVAGKRAEEEPPMRHHSGGLDEGEEDAMSEPCY is encoded by the exons atgttcatgtttcctacagtaaaagttcctggtgataccaccaagagtctcgtgtgttcattcaggagcggctgtggtgagctgacactaagccaagaatacggacaccatcccgctgtagcggtgaggtgtaacatgcaagtggaggatgaagagctcttgggcgccggaggaggaaggtcggaaagggccactcccgagacggacgctgagttccaccagctggcggccctggcgtcatccaccgcttatgcccagccaaatggggtaacccagaggcgcggagtggtgcggggagatagcaccggaggagaggaaggttcaccttccccaggcccgcaaaagatggtgtttctggaggagaggatgtcggcgatggagaccaccctggcagtgatgtcgagggcgatggagcgcctggcggttttggcggagccggagcgaggaagggaactccgggctagctcaatgtgggacgtgagcatgggaagcagccagggctttgcagacctcccagcaccgaagggaagggaaatgcgaaaggagcccggtgcccggcccaagatccaaacgagcctgacgcgggtggaggagagtgacgacgaaggggaaaagcctccgagaatcccggctacgctcccaactgagaccctggtgcccctggcgaatgccgggcgtggcacaggacaaagggaagcagcagcggggcccactggcccgcaagggggcttgcgacgggcggaggattggggattgccaccacagggacccctaccgagacgagaggaactaaggatcgagtttgggggagagtcctctgaactggattttttcctgaccacggtgaggggctatatggaggacaatgcccacacttttagaacggaatccagccgggtacgggccattggtgcagtgttgaagaggggagcggccagctggtacgttcaactgcacgcgcggcgcgacccatgtctgggatcactccgacgctttatgggggccctggagacccgtttccgagatccactggagcagatccgggcgagggaggagttgaagaccgtctcccaggggcagaggtcggtatctgagtatgcggaggagttccaatgcctcgctgaaaaggtgccggaatggtctgcagtgacaaagatagaactcttcaaagaggggctcaggcgggagatcctctcctgggcggtgcatcgtgatgagcccgacacactgcgcggatggattcagctggcggggcgcatcgagacatcgctggcccaggcgaggaggcaccgaggagggctacagcagcggccgcagatgaaagaggggagccggaaggagggatcaaccccagccgggaggagaacggagccgacagggaacgtgagcaccagcaggaggggctgcttcgtgtgcggccgtttgggccacagggctgccgagtgctggcagagaaaaggggaaggcggaggcccgcccaaaccaagagccgtggcagggaaacgcgccgaggaagaaccaccgatgaggcaccactcgggggggttg gacgaaggggaggaggacgccatgtcagaaccctgctactag